One window of Medicago truncatula cultivar Jemalong A17 chromosome 2, MtrunA17r5.0-ANR, whole genome shotgun sequence genomic DNA carries:
- the LOC11438069 gene encoding auxin-binding protein ABP19a — MKIIHILFHFTVFSFTVSYASINDFCVADLKAPNTPSGYACKPLASVTSDDFSFHGLVAANTNNSFKIGVATATVTNFPALNGLGISALRIDLDQDGLAPMHTHPDATELLSVVKGEITAGFLTPTSFYSKVLKSGDVFVFPQGMLHFAVNSGKGKATAFGAFSSENPTTHILDVLLFGNKLPSGLVSQTTLLDLAQVKKLKAKFGGSW, encoded by the coding sequence ATGAAGATTATTCATATACTTTTCCATTTCACCGTTTTCTCATTCACTGTTTCGTATGCTTCTATCAATGATTTTTGTGTTGCGGATTTAAAGGCTCCAAACACTCCTTCAGGCTATGCCTGCAAACCACTTGCAAGCGTCACATCAGATGATTTTAGCTTTCATGGCCTCGTAGCTGCAAACACCaacaactctttcaaaattggaGTCGCCACTGCAACTGTCACCAATTTTCCAGCCCTTAATGGACTTGGAATCTCTGCGTTGCGGATAGACCTAGACCAAGACGGGTTAGCTCCAATGCATACTCATCCTGATGCAACTGAATTATTGTCAGTAGTTAAAGGTGAAATTACTGCTGGATTTTTGACACCTACTTCATTTTATTCCAAAGTTTTGAAATCgggtgatgtttttgtttttccacAAGGAATGTTGCATTTTGCGGTTAATTCAGGTAAGGGAAAAGCTACTGCTTTTGGTGCTTTTAGTAGTGAAAATCCCACTACTCATATACTTGATGTTCTTTTGTTTGGCAATAAGTTGCCTTCTGGTTTAGTTTCACAAACTACTTTGCTAGATCTCGCTCAAGTGAAGAAGTTGAAGGCTAAATTTGGTGGAAGTTGGTAG
- the LOC120578047 gene encoding auxin-binding protein ABP19a — protein MKIIHILFLFTVFSFTVSYASINDFCVADLKTPNTPSGYACKPLASVTSDDFSFHGLVAANTNNSFKIGVATTTVTNFPALNGLGISACRIDLDQGGLAPMHTHPDATELLSVVKGEITAGFLTPTSFYSKVLKPGDVFVFPQGMLHFAVNSGKGKATAFGAFSSENPTTHILDVLLFGNKLPSSLVSQTTLLDLAQVKKLKAKFG, from the coding sequence ATGAAGATTATTCATATACTTTTCCTTTTCACTGTTTTCTCATTCACTGTTTCGTATGCTTCTATCAATGATTTTTGTGTTGCGGATTTAAAGACTCCAAACACTCCTTCAGGCTATGCCTGCAAACCACTTGCAAGTGTCACATCAGATGATTTTAGCTTTCATGGCCTCGTAGCTGCAAACACCaacaactctttcaaaattggaGTCGCCACTACAACTGTCACCAATTTTCCAGCCCTTAATGGACTTGGAATCTCTGCGTGTCGGATAGATCTAGACCAAGGCGGGTTAGCTCCAATGCATACTCATCCTGATGCAACTGAATTATTGTCAGTAGTTAAAGGTGAAATTACTGCTGGATTTTTGACACCTACTTCATTTTATTCCAAAGTTTTGAAACCgggtgatgtttttgtttttccacAAGGAATGTTGCATTTTGCGGTTAATTCAGGTAAGGGAAAAGCTACTGCTTTTGGTGCTTTTAGTAGTGAAAATCCCACTACTCATATACTTGATGTTCTTTTGTTTGGCAATAAGTTGCCTTCTAGTTTAGTTTCACAAACTACTTTGCTAGATCTCGCTCAAGTGAAGAAGTTGAAGGCTAAATTTGGTTGA